The Rathayibacter sp. VKM Ac-2760 genome segment TTCTCGATTCTCTGCTTCCCGCCCTGGTGCGGGATCGCCCGCTTCGTCCGCGACCGCTTCGAAAGCTTGTCGCGGGCGAGCGGCGAGGCCGCAGCGCGAGCCGCGGCGGCGTCCTCCTCCGCCTTGCGGACGTGGCGGGATCGGGCGCGAGCGTCCGTCGACGTCGCCGCGGTCTGCTCCGTCGAGGGAGCACCGACCGCGCCCGTGGGCACCGCTTCCTCGAAGACGTCGACGCAGGCCTCCACTCGGGCCCGGTCAGCGCTCTGCTCGCTGTCGAGGGCGCCGGCGGGCAACTCGTCGTTTTGGACAGCAGCGATCGCGTCGGCGGGCTCGGTGTCGCGGTGGCGGGAGAAGAGCTTGGTGGTGATGCTCACTGTGAACCTCCGGCAGTGATCGATGCGGGGAGAAGGGGCTTAACCGGGGACGGCACCGGACACTCGTCGAGTGCCGTCCTGCGGTCGCTCGTCACGGTCACAGGGCTTCCCGGACCTCGTTGGGGATGCGCAGGTGCCGCGGGAGGATCAGGCCGAGCGGGAGCGCGGCGGCGAAGGCGGAGTCCTGCGACCCGAACGCCGGCCGCATCCGCAGTCGGGCGGCCGAGGTGAGGGAGTCGATCGCGGCGCGCGCTTCGGGCTCCTGCGTGCGTTGCATCGTCGTCGCGGTGACGATCAGGCCGAAGTTCATCAGCCCGGCGCCGGAGGCTTCCTCCGCGGCTGTCGCCTGCGCCGAGCGGGTCGAGAGCGTCGAGCGGGCGGTCGGCTTGGTTGACGCGGAGGAGTTGAACTGGGCGGCGTTGAGGTCCGCCTCCACCAGTGCGGCAGCGCGGGCGGGGTCGATGGGGCGGTAGAGCAGGGTGACGCGCTTGCGGGCGATGTCGCGGTGCGGGGCGAGCAGGCGGGCGAGGATCCCGGCCTGCACGACGCCGCGAGGCGGGGCGGTCATCGTCCACGACGTCGACACGGCACCGTCGTGTCGGTAGGAGTCCCAGTGCGCTTCGGCCGCGGCGGGGCCGACGTCGGTCCAGGACAGGTCGGCCGTCTCGCCCGCTGCGCGGGCCTGGTCGATCAGGACTGCCGCGTCGGGGTCGTAGGCGGTGCGGATGACTTCGCACAGCTCCTGCGCGTTGAGGGGCCGGGCAGCGCCGGCGCCGGTCGCTGCGAGGGAGGAGGTCAGGCCGGGGATGCGAGCGGAGAGGTCGGAGGCGACCTCCTTCGCGTTGCGGCGCTTCCCGCCGATGCGAGCCGTCGCCGTGAACGTCAAAGCGATGTAGGCGCGGATGGTCGCGGACCCGACCGGGTATGTCCCCACGACCTCCTGGAGCATCGCTCGAGCGAACAGCGGAGCGTCCGGGTCCATCGATCCCTCGACCTCACCGCGCAGGCGCGTGCCGGTGTCGGGGGCCGTCTCGACGGTGACGGAGGCGGCCTCGATGCCGGGCTCGTCTCCGAGGTTGGCGAGCCAGATGCCGTACTCCGCGACCTGGTTGTTGATCTGCTCCTGATCCACCAGCGCGGCGCCGTCCGGCTCCGTCGCGAGGACGACCGTGAAGTGCCGAGTGGTCGGGGTGCTGATCAGGGCGAAACGTCGGCCATGGGAGTCCTCATGCTCGGTGAGCTGGGACGCCGCGGCCAAGCCCGGCAGCTGGAAGGTGCCCCACTTGGCACGTCCGGTCGGACCGGAGCGGTAGATGTTCGCTCCCTTGCTCTTGGTGTGCCACCAGTTCACGCGGACCACCGTCCTTCCCAGGGCTGACTGCCCGTGCTTGTCCTTGACCGAGACGGTCAGGAGGATGCCGCCGAAGATCCCGGCGACGAGGAGTGCGGGACCGAGGCCGGAGAACATGGACGCGATGATCGAGGCGACGATGCCCACGAACATCACGAGTGTGGCGAGCTGCCCGAGCCCGCCGAGGCCGGCGGTCTGCGGCTTTCGCCAGTTGCCGTAGGTGCGTGCCTTGACCGGATCGGTCGCGGTAGCGGTGCTGGTCATGGGTTAGCTCCCGTTCTCGTTGCTGCCGGTGGCCTCTTCCGTGCCGGCCTTCACGGCCTGCGCGGCCTGTTTGGCGCCCTCCGCGGCCTTCGTCGCGACCGCGATCCCGGCGCCGATCGGACCGGCGGCCGCCGTCGCGCCTCCCGCTGCTGCCCCGGCGCCCGCGCCACTGGACGCTGCTCCGGCACCCGCACTCGCCCCACCGGTCGCGGCTCCGCCGCCCGAGGCCGCTGCCGAACCGGACGGATCGGCGCCCGGCGTCGAGGACGCCGGGGACCCAGGAGAGTTGCTGCTGCCGGTCGGCCCATCGGTCGACGAGCTGCCGCCTCCACGGCCGTTGTTCCCGCCTCCGCCGTTGTTGCTGGCGCGGATCGCACCCGTCGCGACGTCGCCCGCGGCCGAGACGGCCGCGGCGCCGAGAAGAAGGCCCGCCGCTCCTCCTCCGCCGACTGAAGAGACGGCCGGGACGAGGAAGCGCATGAGAGCGGGCAGGGCCACGAGGGCGATGAGCATCAGAGCGAGGCCGGTCATGATCTGGAAGAGCCCGGTGCCGTCCGACTTGAACAGGTCGGTGCCGGTCATGCGGAAGGCGATCGCGTAAATGATCGCCGCGGCGGGCTTGTAGAGGATGAACGCGATGATCCAGGCCAGAGCCTTCTTGAACCACTGCCGACCGATCTCGGTGTTTGTGAAGGACGCGGCGATCGGGAAGATGCCGGCGAGGACGACGAGCATCGCGCCGCGGAACACCATCAGAGCGATCTGCACGTAGGTCATCAGCACGGCGAGGAAGCCGAGGAGGAAGAGGCCGATCAGGCCGATGGGCTGGGTGAGGGTCAGGCCGATCATCGCGGAGACGTTCGTGCCGAAGCAGTTGCTCTCGCCGTTGGTGATCTCGCAGTTGGTGGAGTTGTTGAGGATCCAGATCGAGAAGGCGTCGCCCGCCTGTGTGGCGAGGCGAATCACGACGAGTCCCGCTCCGGCGACGGCGATCAGTGTCAGGACGGAGCCCATCAGCTCCCTCAACGGGGTCGCGCGCTGCGTCCACGCCATCCGGCCCGCGGCCACGAGGACGGAGAGGACTGCGAGGCCGCCGGTGTACCACTCGAGCTGGCCCTGTACCCAGCCGACGACCGAGGAGGACTCGTTCAGGTGCAGCGCCAGGGGCAGGAACCCGGTCACGAGCGCGGAGGCGGAGGAGAGCAGCAGGACGGCGAAGACGATGACGCCGATGCGGCCGACGTGCGCTTCACCGTCGCCGTGCCGGCGTCGAGAGGCCATCATGACTCCGGCGAAGATCAGGGACATGATCGCGATGCCCGCGGACACCCACGTCACGTAGCCGAGGATCGTCTCGAACGCTTCCGGGACCGGAGGGGTGCCGCCGCCGTTCACTCCGCCGCCACGGTCAACGACTGTCACCGGGGAGGGGACGTTGACCCACAGGGTGCCGAGGGAGGCGATGGCCTTGCCGTAGCCCTCGAAGATGTTGTTGACGAACTGCTGCAGCGCGTCGTTCGTCGCCTGGGAGACGACGACGCCGGCCTGGCAGCCGAAGTCGAAGATGCCGCACGGCTCGTCGGAAGGCGGGGTCACGGTCACTGGACACCGGCCCAGCTGATGTAGCCGCCGAGACTCTGCAGGGCAACTGGTCGGTAGGAGGGCTTACCGTCGTCAGTGAGGACGACTTTCCAGTCACCGTCGCTCCACTGGAGCTCCTGCGCGCCGCTGGACAGCGTCCCGTTGTTCAGGGTGAAGGCCGTGTCGATCGTCGCCCGGTCGCCCGTGTAGGACAGCACCTTGAAGCCGGCGATCTGTGCGCTGACACCGTTGTTCGAGCTGCCATACGTCGTCGCCAGCGCGGCGTCCCGGCCAGGGCCGGGAACGACAAGCTGCTCAAGGACGGGCGTGCTGAGGCTCGCGTTTGTCCCCATCGCCCACAGGTTCGCGGTGGCGAACAGGGCGCCTTCGACAGTGTGGGCGTAGCAGCTGCGCACTCCGTCGTCCCCGACGACGCCGGGGCCGACATCCGAGCGCTCCGGGGCGGCCATCGTCCCGACGATCGTCCACTCCGTTTCGGGCGCCGCCGAAAGCGTGCCGGACTCGTCGTCTCCGGCGAGTCCACAGGCGCTCGCTTCCTCTGCATCCGAGGTCGCAGTCGCTGCCGCTACCGGAGTCGACGGCGTGGCGGAGGGAGTGGTGCCCCCTCCGCCACGGCCCAAGGAAGTGACGGCAACGAGGATCCCCGCGAGGACCAGGACCACCACGAGAACAGCTCCGAAGATGAAGCCCTTAAGGGTGAATGGATTACGAGGTTCCGCGTTGCTCATCGGATTCCCTTTCGTCGGTGGAGCAGTGTCCGTTGGCTTGGCGACGGACGCTAGGTGCCCATCAGGAAGCCGACGACCGTGAAGGCGGCGGAGATGATGATCACGCCGATGAGCAGGCGGCCGAGCCAGCCGCCGATCTCTCCGCCTTCGCCGCGGCGGGCGGAGACGGTCATAGTGACGCCGAGGATGATCAGGCCGACGACGGCGACGCCGAGGCCGACCCATTTGGCCCAGCCCATGACCGTGGTGAAGGCCTCGAACCCGGGGGGCATGCCGCCGGGACCCGGATCCGGCACGACCGCGCCGAGCGCGCCCGCGGTGGTGAGGATGTCGGTCGTAGCTGCGAGCAGTGCAGACATGGTGTGCTCCGTTTTCTGTGTTGGGTGGTGCGGGGTGATCGGCGACGCGGGTGCGACGTCGAAAGAGTCCGGTCATCCGGTGATGAGGGGGCCGTCGGCGTAAGCGACGTCGAAGTGCAGGTGGTTCGGGGTGTCACCGAACTGGGTGATGTGCTGATACGTGGTCGAGCGGCACTGGATCTGGCCCGCGCGGGAGCCCTGGGGCACCTGCGGGTCCAGGACCGTCAGCAGTTGCAGGGCGTTCGCGTCGCAGCCGGTGGTGGCCGTGCCATCGAAGGAGAAGAAGTCGACCGCGTTCCCGCCACCGTTCATCCAGTGAGAAGAGCCGGTGCCGGCGCCCAAGAGGGAGCCGGTGCACTGTCGGTTGAGGTCGGAGACGCCGACCTTCCCGAACGTGTTCAGCGCGATCGTGATGATCTGCAGGATCCGCACGTCGATGCCGCAGTTCTCCTTGGCGGTCCCGGCGGCCATATCGCGGATCTGCTGCGCGTACCTGTCCTCGAGCAGGCGCAGTCGGCCCTCCTCCATCGCCGTCACTAGTGCGGCTGCGAGGGCCTGCGCGTCACCGGACACGGCGACGCATCCACCGAAGGGCGCAGGAGTCGCGGGTGCGGTGCCGGTCGGCGTCGCCGGGATGCTGACCGGGGCGGTCGTCGCCGTAGGCGCGGTCGTGCTGCTGCCGAGGCCGTTGAGGTAGGTCATGATCGCCACGGCGTCGCCGCGGTACTTCGTGTAGTGGTTCGGGTCGGCGTTGCGCTGGACCTTGTTGATCGCGATGGAGGGTTCCATCGCCTGCCAGCCCTCGACGGCCAGGAGGCGGTCGTAGAAGAAGCCCGCTGAGGTCGTCGGGTCCATGCGCTGCTCGACGGTGCCCCAGCTCGACTGCTGCTGGAACAGGCCGATCGAGTCAGCGACCGACCCGTCAGGGTTGATCGCCCCGTCCCCGTAGCCGATGTTCACCAGCGAGGACTCCCCGATCGCCGTCTGCACGCCCAGCGTCTGCCCGTCCGCGCCGAGCCCCTTCGCCGCTCCCGCGTTAACGATCAGTGCCGCATTCACGAGCTGGTCGTGCCCGTAGGCCCCAACCTTCGCGTCCGCAGGGATAGCGGACACGTTGACCGGTCCCCCGCCCGGCAGGCATGCCGCGGCAGCGGAACCGCCGAAGAACAGCACCCACAACAGCATCGCGACCGCCACGACGGGCACCATGACCGCCGCCAGCACCCCCAGTCCCCCCTTCTCCACTCGGCTACTCCAAGGCCAGAGGGGTGATCTGCTCCACGGCCCAGGGAGTGCTCTCCGTGGTGCGGTGGACGTACACGGAGTACTCCCCCGCGTCGGTGGGGACGAGGACACGCATCGTGAACGCGCCGTCACCGTCGCGGACGGTCGCAGCGCCCGTGAGGCTCGTGCAGGGCACGTTTGCCGGGTCGACCGTCCGGTAGGCCACTGCTGCCCGTTGGCTCAAGAACGGGTAGAGCTCGCTGATCCAGGTGTCGTAACCGAGTGTTGGACGGCAGAACGCCACCACCGCTTCCGTCGCGATCGCGACGGTTCTGCTCACCGGAGAGGGCTCTGGGGACGGCTCCGCATCGACCGGCTGTACGCCCTCGGGAGTCGGCGTCTGCGATGAGAGCTGGGTGCTGGGGGAAGGTGAGGCGGTCTTCGGGGACTCATTCTCATGAGACGCCTCACTCGTCGAAGCCGACGAGCAGCCGCTCACGAGGAGGGAGGCGACGAGGGCGAGCAAGACGGTTGAGTACCGAGACGAAGAAGCGGGCACATGACAAAGCTACCGATTTAGGTAGCTATTGCAACCCGGATCGGTTACCGAAATGGGCTTATATCATCTTTGGTACATTCCATGGGTGGCTAGACGACCGGCGCCGGGACCGACGGACTTTTCGCGACGCGTGGTCCGCGCAGTCGAGACGCTCCGCGATCGTGCGCGGCTGACCAACACCGAACTCATCCGTGCTGCAGGCATCTCGGCGAACTACTTCTACATCCGTCTGCGCGGCGAAGCGCCGTTCACCACCAACGACATCGAGAAGCTCGCTGGAGCCTTCGGGGTTGAACCGTACGAAGTGCTGCAGCTCGCGTCTTCTCCGAACCCGGACGACGGTGGCGGAGAGCTCACTGCTGAGCGCATCGACGGCAGGGAGTTCGCTCGAAGACTCCGATTCCTCGCCGAAGGGCCGACGAGTGCGGATACTCAGACTTTCACCCTCGACACCCTCGTTCAGTCCATCCGCGGTCGTGACATCAGCTTCGAGCCGAAGGACTGGGATGAGCTGCTTGAGCTGCAGGGCTCCACGCGGCTCCCGGTCGATCTGCTCGTCGGCCTCAGCGAGTTCTTCGGCGTCAGCTACGAGTACCTGACCGCAAGGCGTGAAGACGAAGCCAGCGAGCTCATCGAAGCGGAGATCCGTTTCCACCGGGCGCTACTAGCTACCGGAGCCACCTCAATCAGTGCTCGAGCGCTGGGTGGCATGAACGCGAAGCAGCTCGCCGCCGTGACCAAGGCGATTCTGTCGATCGAGCGAACTCCGAAGGAGGGCACAACCGAATGAGCACCACCCAGAGCAACGAAGCCCTGTGGTTCGAACACGCCGACGTCGCCGCACGCACGACGCAGACGTTCGAGGAGAACCGGTTCCAGGACGATCAGACCCTGGATGCCCTCCTCACGCATGTCTCTGACCTGCACGGCAAACCGATCCACGTCGATGCCATCGACGACGATGACTGGCAGACGCTCACAGCTCTCTGGGTCGATTTTCCCGACGAGGCCCAGATTCTCTACCGCTCGACCGATACCCGGCTCTACCAGATGCACTGCATCCTGCACGAACTAGCTCATATCGCCCTCCGCCACCCCGGCTGCAACGTCCTAGGGGACGACTCTTCCGTCGCCTCTTATCGGGGGACGAACGGAGTCGTCCGCGGCCGACTGCTAGAAGCAGGCCGCTCGGAGGACCTCCAGAACGTTGATGGGGACCGTCGCATCCTCGAAGGCGAAGCAGAGCACCTCGCCCATCTTCTTTCCCGCTCACTCCTGCGTCCTCGTTTCCGGGAGGACGAGGAGGTCTTCGGGTAGATGCAGGCTCTAGCCCTAATCGCTCTCGTGGTCCTCGCCGTCGTCTTCGTCGCCCGGATCCCCGCTGCTGTCTCCCAGCCCTCGAGCCGGTTGTCCTGGCTCGCGAGCGGAGTCGGCTCCCTCGCGCTCCTCACCCGAGTCCACCCCGGATTGGACCGGTTCCTCGGAGGCGAGAACTACATCAACCTCGCCCAGAACGTCCTGGCGACCACCGCGTTCTGGTTGGTCATGAGAGCGGCCCTCCTTCAGTCCCGCAGCACCCCGCAATTCTGGACGAGGAAGCTCATCCTCGCCGCCATGCTCATGTCCTTCGTCGTGCCGTTCCTGTTCATCACCGACAAGGAACCCACCTCGAAAACCTTCATCACCGAGCACATCTCCCAGACAGGTACCTGGCTTTACGCCAGCATCTACATGACGGCGATCCTCGCCATCTCGACGATGCTCCTGCTCGGTCTCCGTCGCAGAAAAGCGCGCTCCTACGGCTTCTTCGTCGCAGGCAGCAGCCTCGTCATCCTCGCCTGCATCGACGAGATCATCGTCCTGTCCCTCGACCACATCGAGGTCACCGATCTCGGTTTCCGCGTCCTCCTGCGGAACGCGTTCGACTTCCTGTTTTACTGCGGCGTGATCCTCATCGTCACCGGAATCGCCTCATTCACTCTGTCGAAGGCCATGCGTGAGGTACGACTCAGCCGGCATGCACGGAGACTTCGCCGCCTCGCCGGCAGACTCGCGGTGATCCCGGCTACCAACGGGGCAAGTAGCGCTCGAGACGAATCATCGATCGCGGTGGTGTACGACCTGGTAATCGCGCTCCGCGACTTCGAGAACGCTCACCGCGGCCGTCTGACGCCAGCCGACGCTCGTCACGTCGCAGCGGCGGAGGCCATCGTGATGGAACAGCTCGCCTCTCCCGCGACCACAAGAGCTTGGACTCGATGAGTGCCCCGCACGTCAGCGTGAGAGCTGTCTTAGGAGTAGCGGGAGCCGCTGTGACTGCCCTCTCCCTGCTGGCAGGCGTCGGTGTCGTCCTAGGGCGGCGGGTCGTGATGCCGGGGCGCAAGAGGACCGTGCAGGTCCTCTCGGCGACCCCGGACAGCGTCACCCTCCCCGCCACGCCCGAAACCATTCACGACGGCGAGTACGGCTTCTGGTTCGACTCCGATCGGGGCCACGCGCTCATCGGCCGGATCCTTCATCACGACACAATTGAGCGGACCGTTCGCCGCGAGGTTCTTCGAGTCACCGGCGGCGATCTCGCCGCCGCTGACGAAGGCCGATGGACCGGACACGTCTTCGCGCGTCCTGAGGACATCGACCCGCGCGTGCGCGAGATCCACGTCGACTCGCCAACAGGCCCATGTCCAGCGTGGCTCTTCCCGTCAACCGGCGGCGAGGGCGGAACAACCTGGGCGATCCACGTGCACGGCATCCGCACCACCCGCATCACCGCGCTGCGTTCAGTCCCGGCGGCACGCAAGCTCGGCTACACGTCGCTCGTTCCTTCGTTCCGAGGTGACGGAGATGGGCCATCAACGAAGAACGGGGTGTCGACTCTCGGCCAAACTGAATCGGATGACGTCGATGCTGCGATCAACTACGCCGTGGAGCACGGCGCGCACAGCATCGTTCTGTTCGGCTGGTCCCTCGGCGGCGGCATTGCTCTTCAGCTCTCTGAGCGGTCTCCACACCGCCATCTCATCGCAGCCCTCGTTCTCATCGCACCCGCCACCGACTGGCGGCAGGTCATTCAGGCTGGAGCGCGCCGAGCTCATCTGCCATCGGTCGTGGGCGCGCTTGGGACGTTCGCGCTCTCCACTCGCTCTCTCAGCGCCCTCGTCGGACTTCCGAGACCCATCGACTTCGATGCCCTGGACTGGACCCGAGGACCGAGACTCACCGTTCCGACCCTCCTCATCCACTCAGACGGAGATCGGGAGGTGCCTGCCTCGTTGTCACGGGCCTTCGTGAGCGTGAACGCTGAGCGGAGCGAGCTAGCCCTGCTCCCGCCGGCTGCGCATGCCTGGGAGTACAACGTCGCACCAGACGAGTTCGACGCCTCGATCTGCGAGTGGATCGGACGGCGGCGCGCGCTGAGCTGATAGCGTGTACCTAATTCGGTAACACTGCCGGACCGTATTTGGTACAGTTCCGGCATGGCTGTTAGACGAAGACCGTACCGGCCGCGGGCTGGAGGCCTTCACGGCCTTCGTCGATCCGTCGCGACCGCGTCACTGCGGCGATCATGCTTAATCCCGGGATTGATCCCGCCAGCGCCCGGCGTGGCGCACGCAATGCCGGGGTTAAGTCACCACTCTGGACGCATGGCTCCGATCAAGCAGAAGCGACGCGCGCGCAATGGCGCCGTCACCGTGCCCGTCGAGGTTCAGATGCCGCCCGTATTGAAGGACGACGTCGACGGCGCAGCGAAGGCCTCGGGCGTCTCGCGCTCGTTGTACTTCGAACTCCTGCTTCAGCAGCTCCGCGACTCCACCGGGCACCTGCCCGTGCTGGCACCGACGTTCGACATCGACCAGGAGGCGCACATCTCCGCCGCTTAATAGAAAGCGGCCCGCCGCTGACGCGGCGGGCCGATCTAAGTTACGTAGTTCGAACCCTCACAGTTTGCCGACCTAGAGGTTCGTCCCATCCAAAGTCACCAGCCCTCACGGGAGGCTTCTCCATGTCTGGCATCATACCCACGCCCTCGCAGCGAACTACGACGAGCTTCACTCGTCGGCGTGTCGCAACGCGATCGGCTGACGTTGCTCGAGCGATCGTTGAGTCGCCGTTCGTCGCTACCGCGTTCGACGGGACGTTCGTAGACACGCCGAGCGACATCCCCAAAATGCATGCATTCGCTCAGAAGACTGCTCGTATGAGCGCAATCAAGGGTCGTGCAAAGCGAGCAGACAATGCTCCCACCGTGCTGCTTCAGGCACGCGTCACTCCGGACGTCCGTGAGGAAGTGAAGGCGGCCGCGGCGGCCAGCGGCGTCTCCTTGGCCTACTACCTCGATACCTTCCTGCGCGAGCTCGTTCAGACGAACGGTGCGCTCCCGCTCGTCGCTGCACCGCGACCCCAAGCAGAGGAGCTGCCGATCCCAGCCGCTTAAACGAAGGAGGCCCGCCGAAGCGGGCCTCACCAAGTTTCGTAGCTCAGAACCCACTGCCGACCAAAGCCCGGGTTCAGAGCTAATCAAGTCACCACCCTCGCGGGAGGCTTCTCTATGCCCGAAAGATTACACGACGGGCTGAGAGATTCAAGGATGAATCTTTCAGCGAGCCGTCACGGCTCGTCGACGCTCGGCGGCGACGCATGGTCACTGACCCGTCGACTCAGCCCGCGCGACACCGTCCGGACGATGCGTCGCGACGCCTACGGGCGCCTGGACGAGAACGCGTACCCCACGGCGTTCCTGGTCTCCGCCGTTGCCCCGAGTACCCCCTGGGCGATCTACCTCGCGGACTCCGCCGGCGTCTTCCGACTGCTCTGCTTCGACTTCGACGGTAAGGACTCACACGGGGTCGACCCTGACCTGATGGAACAGGCCGTCGATGACTGCGACGCACTCTCGGCTGTCCTCGATGAGCATCAGGTTTCTCACGTCGTGTGCGAGTCCTCCGGCACCGGGGGCCGCCACCTGTGGATCGCCGTCCGTGGCGGTGCTGCCGCAGCCGATGTCGACCGGTTGGCGACCGCTGCGAAGGCGAACTTCCGCACGCTGGATCACGGCATGCTGCACAACCCGCGCACGGGTGCTGCCCGCCCTCCCCTGTCTCCTCATCGCGACGGCAGCCTGTCGACGCTGCTGCGAGGCCGCGTCGAGGATCTGCTGGAGCCGGTCGCACTGCCTGCTTCGCTGCTCGCGGTTGCGGCCGTCCTCGAAGCGACGCCTTCGGGGCGCCGCTACTTCGCGCCGACTCAGGACGCGGTCGTCCTGCAGCACCGCACTCACCGTGCGCTGAGCGCTGCGGGTGCGGCCCATATGACTACCGCCGGTGGTGGCGCGAACCCGTCGTGGACCGCGTTCATGTGCCTGCTCTCGGCCGCGCACGCCGGCTGGACACTGACCGACGTCCAGCACGCAGCCCAGACCGCGCCCGGAATGGAGCATTACCGCACGAAGAACACCGGTCGAGGTGGCCGCCGCCCTCGAGCGCGTAACGAGGCCGCCGAGCGACTCGGTCGCCAGTGGGAAAAGGCGCTCGAGTTCGCGGCCCTGCACGCCGTCTTGCCCTCTCAGCGGGAGCCTCGCGATCTGACGGAGCTCGAGGGCATCATCGCGGCCGTCGGCGACCTCCTCGAGCGGTTCCGCGTGAACCCGGGCCGATGGGGTCGCACCGAGCGCGCCACCTCCGAGCGGACAATCCTCACCGCCCTCGCATACCTCTCTCTCCACACAGGCAAGCGCACCGTCGCCGCCTCCGTCCGCGATCTCGCCCTGCTCTCCGGCCTCGGCCGCACTACCGCAGCCAGCGCCCTACGGACGCTCCGCGAGGACGGCTACGTCCAGCTCATCGCCCGCGCCGACGGCAGCAACGCGAGCGAATGGCGCTTGACCGGCCCACTTTCCACAGGTTCCAACACGGACCGGACACAACCACTCAATAACCCCCGCCCCCCGGGCCAAGTTTTTTCGGAGCGAGCGGTGATCCTCGACCGGGTCGAGAACGAACTCACCGACGCTCGCCACGATCTCTTCACCCGCCCAGGCCTCGGACACCTCGCTGGAAAGATCTACGCGCTGCTGCGCCGCGAAGCGTCCGTGACCGTCGACAGCACTGCGCGGATGCTCGGAGTGACGGCCCGAACTGCCGCCACAAACCTGTCCCGACTTCGCAGCCACCGCCTCATCGTCAAGCACACCGATGGATGGAGACGATCCCTTCGCGACTTACGCGTCACTGCAGCACGAGCTCTCGGCGTCGACGGGCTTCTCGAGGACCGCGCCCACCGTTACAGCATCGAACGCGAAGTCTGGGCCTGGTGGCAGGCCGAGCTCGCGCATCGCTCGTCCGCACCAAGAGCACGCCCTCGACGACCGCACATCACCAGTCGCCCCCTGTTCGACGACTCCTCCGCCGGAGAACGGGTCTGGCCGCTATACCCTCGTGACGCCGCCGGCCGAGGCGATCACCGAGAAGCCCTCCACTGGGGACGCACCGGCATGCTCGCCCCCGGTTCCCTCTGGTGGTCCTCCACGGCCGCTTAGCTTTCGGCTGCTGTCCGACCGTCGACACCTGTGCACCTCGATCGGTGTCGACGCGCGGAACCACTCCCCCACTGTCCTTGGTTTTCGATCGAGCTTTCAGATCCTCCGAGCGGCACCCACGCCGGCTTGAGCAAATGTTCGGAGCGCGCTGAGACGGTCAAATAAGGGTGACGACCGTTGAACGGATCTCGATCGCGGCGAAGGACGCCGTGAGACTCTGGTTCCTCGTATCCGCGGACGCCGTCGTATCCGAATACCTCTCCCCCGGCGGCGTGATCCTGCGCGCCGAGAACTCGGAGTACCAGCCCGTCCTCGTTCCCGAGCTGACCGACTTCCAGTTCTTGGACGTCGTCGCCGTCGGCGTGCACCGGTTGCACCGTGTGCTGTGAGCGGCGCATCGGTGGGGTCGACGTGAACAGCTTCCCCGTGAGCTGCGGCGGTTCTTCGACCCCAGGCTCGCCGGATGGCCATCGTCGTGCTCTCGAACAAGGACGAGTGCGTGTTGGCGCGCGCGGATCAGGTGAAATATGTCCGGACGGAAAACGGGCATGCCGTGGTCCACGATCGAGCCGCTGATCCGCTCGGGCCGCCTCACGATGGGGGCGCGGGGTCGAGTATCGACGAGCTGTACGCGGAACTCACCGGCCGGGTGATCGAACTGCTGGGCCGCTACTCGGACTGGCAGCAGGTGCGCTTGGTCGACGGGTCCTTGTTCGGCGTCGACGGCGATGTCGCCGAGCGGCGAGGACCAGCTGAGCGGTGCGCGCCGCGGTCGCCAGGAACGTCGGGCGGCGCGTGTAAGCCGGCGGACTTGTGCGACTCAGGCCCTGCGCAGATCAGGAGGGAGCAGGTGCTGTCCGTCTGAGCGCAGCGCGCCTCCCACCGGCGGCCGGCGCACGGGTCGGTGACAAGGAGCGTGTTCGCTTCGTTGTCGCCGTTCGCGGGCGCACCGCAAGATTTCGGTGGTG includes the following:
- a CDS encoding SCO6880 family protein, with product MTSTATATDPVKARTYGNWRKPQTAGLGGLGQLATLVMFVGIVASIIASMFSGLGPALLVAGIFGGILLTVSVKDKHGQSALGRTVVRVNWWHTKSKGANIYRSGPTGRAKWGTFQLPGLAAASQLTEHEDSHGRRFALISTPTTRHFTVVLATEPDGAALVDQEQINNQVAEYGIWLANLGDEPGIEAASVTVETAPDTGTRLRGEVEGSMDPDAPLFARAMLQEVVGTYPVGSATIRAYIALTFTATARIGGKRRNAKEVASDLSARIPGLTSSLAATGAGAARPLNAQELCEVIRTAYDPDAAVLIDQARAAGETADLSWTDVGPAAAEAHWDSYRHDGAVSTSWTMTAPPRGVVQAGILARLLAPHRDIARKRVTLLYRPIDPARAAALVEADLNAAQFNSSASTKPTARSTLSTRSAQATAAEEASGAGLMNFGLIVTATTMQRTQEPEARAAIDSLTSAARLRMRPAFGSQDSAFAAALPLGLILPRHLRIPNEVREAL
- a CDS encoding helix-turn-helix transcriptional regulator is translated as MARRPAPGPTDFSRRVVRAVETLRDRARLTNTELIRAAGISANYFYIRLRGEAPFTTNDIEKLAGAFGVEPYEVLQLASSPNPDDGGGELTAERIDGREFARRLRFLAEGPTSADTQTFTLDTLVQSIRGRDISFEPKDWDELLELQGSTRLPVDLLVGLSEFFGVSYEYLTARREDEASELIEAEIRFHRALLATGATSISARALGGMNAKQLAAVTKAILSIERTPKEGTTE
- a CDS encoding alpha/beta fold hydrolase; the protein is MTALSLLAGVGVVLGRRVVMPGRKRTVQVLSATPDSVTLPATPETIHDGEYGFWFDSDRGHALIGRILHHDTIERTVRREVLRVTGGDLAAADEGRWTGHVFARPEDIDPRVREIHVDSPTGPCPAWLFPSTGGEGGTTWAIHVHGIRTTRITALRSVPAARKLGYTSLVPSFRGDGDGPSTKNGVSTLGQTESDDVDAAINYAVEHGAHSIVLFGWSLGGGIALQLSERSPHRHLIAALVLIAPATDWRQVIQAGARRAHLPSVVGALGTFALSTRSLSALVGLPRPIDFDALDWTRGPRLTVPTLLIHSDGDREVPASLSRAFVSVNAERSELALLPPAAHAWEYNVAPDEFDASICEWIGRRRALS